The nucleotide sequence AAAAAGTCCGATTTCCCATAGGTAGCACGGAAGTCAGTAAAGTGCATATTGTCTTGATTGAAGTGAAAGACCCCTTGCTGAATGATAAACGGTTTAGGCAAGTATTCTGTAGTAGTTTTGATATTACGCAGTTCTATCACTCCCTTATTGTGCAAAAGATGATAACGCCCATTAGTGGCATCGCTCTGAGTGCCTTGTAAGGTAAGGTCGGCTTTGGCATAACCTTCTAATTCCAAGCCTTTTTGTGAGAATACTTTATAAATTTTGGCTATGTCTAACTCTCCTTTGGCTTGTATATCATATCGGATATCGTCGAAATTCTCCATCGATAAATTCACCGTAAAAGGCTTTCCTTCAAACAAGAACGTCGCAGGAGACACATTTACTGCCAAAGTTTTCATCGAGCCATCAGTGTTCTCAATATTCCCTTTGAAGTGAATATCAGTAACCGGATTAGGGTAGTAAGGCGTCTTTACATAACCATCGGAGAACTCCAAAAGCCCTTTCGTGATAGGGAACAATCGTTGTTCAGGAGCATAAGTACCCTTACTCTTCACGTTTGCCAAGAGCATTCCTTTCAGTTGGAAGTCCTTCATATCCATCAAGTGCATCACATTCTCCACATTGATGTTTGCTCTCATTTTAGCATCAATTACAGGAGGCTTTATCCCATCAAGACTTACAATACCCGAGAAATACTCCTTACCTATATCAAAGTAAACCGAATCGAGCTTTACTGCCACTTTATCTACGTTTAGCGAAGGCAATCTCGTTTCTATGTTCAAGTACACATTCTCAGCCGGAGCTGGTACTCGCTTATAGCCTACATAACCATCTCTTACCTTCATTTTTAGATAAATATCGGGACTTAAATTCTGTGAGGCTATATATTGCCCTTTCATCGAAAAGAACACATCGGTCTTTCCTTTAAGAGTGGCTTTCTTATGCCATTGTGTAAATTGGGGAGGCAAGGCGGTAAAGAAGTCATCAAGGTTGCTATCCTTAGATTGTATTTCTAAGTCAATATCATACCCATTGTTTAAAAAGTTTAGCTTCCCTTTAAAATCCACAGGCAATCGGTTTATCTTTAAGTTGTTTTGCTGAAAGATAAAAGCCAATGAATTTGTATTAATCTGGGTAATTAGCTCTGCGCTTACGTGTTTGTTCTTAAAGTAGGTTTCCCCTGCAAAAAGAAAATCCAATGATTGTATTTCTGCTTTGGTACGCAAATCGAAGATAGAAGCCTCTAAGCCTCCTTTTCCTAAGTAATTAAAACCATTGGCTTGAAGGTAAATCTCTGTCGATTTATCATCGTATATCAGTCGGGTATTTCTCAGCTCAATACGCTGTAAATTCACCCGTGTATCATCACTCTCCGAGGTACTTTCTTCTCCCGACGATTTGTAAACGTTATAATTAGCCTCGCCTTGTTTGTTTACTTTTATATGCACAAAAGCATTTTTAAGGTATATCTCCTCTATGTCTATCTTCTTAGAGAACAACAAATCCTTTACGTCTATCCCCAAAGAAATTTGCTTTACTGCCACAAGCGTATCATTCTCATAGGGTTTAGAGCCCTTCATCAAGAAGTTATCAAGGTTAAGCGTAAGCGATGGGAAATGGGTAAAGAAAGATAACTTAGCTTTAGAAAAGTTGATTTCTCCGTTCAGATTATCATTGGCAAGCTTCTTAACTTTCTCAGTTACGTATTCAGGGTACACCATTGGAAAAATGATAATGAATGCCAATAGCAATGCTATCAGCACACCCAATATCTTTAAACTTTTGAGGATATACTTCTTCATCAAAACAATAAAAGCCTAATCCGTTTAATCTATAAAACTCTGTAGTGCCAATTCATAGCTCTTCAAGCCAAAACCTCCTATTACACCCTTCACCACCGGCGATAAAAACGACTGATGTCTAAACGTTTCACGGGTAAAAGTATTAGAAATATGCACTTCTACTACGGGCGTTGTAATGGCTGCCACCGCATCAGCAACGGCTATCGAGGTATGCGTATAGGCTCCTGCATTCAATATAATACCGTCATACTCAAAACCTATTTGGTGCAACTTGTCTATCAGTGCCCCCTCGTAATTGCTTTGGAAATAATACAATTCAATATCCGGATATTTCCTATGCAATTCTTTTAGGTAATCCTCAAAGGTCTGATTGCCATAAACCGAAGGCTCTCGAATGCCCAACAGGTTCAAGTTGGGGCCATTGATAATGATAATTTTCTTCATATCTACGTTATTCTTCTATTTTAATACGCCCTATCCCTTTCACACTTTTCTTAAATACAGGCGGATTTCCTTTCACAGTAATGCCTCCTGCTCCTGCGATAGAAGCATCTACCTCTTGCGTTACATAAGCCGATATGCCTCCTGCTCCTGCTATGCGCAAAGTAGCTTTTTCAGCTTTAAGCTCATCAGCATCTACATCGCCAGCACCTTTCACGTATACACTTAGGTTTTTGGTTTCTCCTGCAATGTCTATACCTCCTGCTCCAGCCACTTGTAAATCAAGTGAAGTAGCCGTTATCGATGCTTCAAGGTCTCCACTACCCTCTAATTTTACTAACAAAGAACCCACTTGCAACTTCTTTTCTGTAGATATATCCACAGCCCCTTTCCCTATTACTCTCTTTAAACGAGTGTCGATAGGTACGTACACAGTAATAGAGGTTTTGAGTGAGTATTTCCTATCAATGCTTATATAAAGCACATTGTTGAAGACTTTGGTCTCTAAATACGAAAGTACCTCTTTCTGTCCTTTCACTTTTATTTTGCCTACCTCTCCTTCTGTAAGCACAAGGTTATAAGCTCCCGAAACTTCTATGGCGTCATAATTCGCTACTTTTCTGTCTTCGGTGATAACTTCTTTGCTTTTTTCTGTCTTCTTTTGGCTGTATCCTATGCCTACAACTAATGTTACAAGGATAAATGTAATTATTCTTTTCATATATTTCATCTGTTTTAATTATTTCTCTTCTGTTAAGTCACTTAGTATAGCTTCTGTCTTCGCCATAATCTCTTCAATCGTAATAGTCTCTATGGCTTTCTCATAACCTTTTGGGTATTTCTTCCCATATACCGAAGTAGGAATGAGTGGATACCGCTCTCTATCTGCCAAAAGAGCATTCTCCTTAGGCTGCAAATAAGGATAAAACCCCGCATAAGGGTGCGTCACTCCCCATAAGGTAAGCGTCGGAATTCCATACATCGCCGATAGGTGCGCATTCCCACTGTCCATTGCTATCATTATATCTAAGTGCGAAATGAGCTCCAACTCTTGTTTAAACGAGAGCTTCCCTACCATATTTTCAGCATTAGGTAAGTTTATTTTGCTCACCTGCTCTTCCTCTTCTTTTCCTCCTCCAAAGATGTAAATCTTGCCACTGTCATACCGTTGAGAAAGTGCCGTTATCACCTCGCACATCTTTTCAAATGGATACTGTTTACCTATGTACGACGCAAACGGAGCAACCCCTATATGCACTCCTTCACACAGTAATTTCTGTACCGTTTCACTCGGTTCTTCTGGCGGTAAAATATATGGTTCACTTAGGTCAATCGGGAAACCCAAAGAAGCAAACACATCAGCATACCGCTCATACGAAGGCTTTAAAGGCTCAAAAACTTTACACTTATAGCTGGTAAGTGCTCTCTTTTCTCTACGTCCTTTGTCTATTTGCTTGAAAGGTATTTTGCTACCCTTAAAATAGAATTTCAGTACATTAGTGCGCAACACATTGTGAATGTCTGCCACACCGTCAATTCCCTTCGCCATCAATTCCTTATACAGTTTGTACAGCCCCGATAAACCACTGTGTTTTCCATTAATTTCAGGAGTGAATACTTCCAAGTTAGGAATATGTGAAAACATCGGTGCAAATAACGGTCGCGTGAGGTAAGTGATTTTTACATCGGGATATTGCTCCGAAAAAGCTGTTACAACCGGCACACTAATGGCTACATCTCCCATCGCCGACATTCTAAAAATAGCTAAATGTTCCATTTTGTTTTGGTATTTAAAGTTTTATTAGTACCTTTGGCTTCTCAATAGAAAAGATACCTTTGATAAAGTTGTTTTTGCTAATTCATTTAGTGAAAATAGAATATTATTCTATCTTATCTTCGATTTATAGATAAGTAAGGTTCGGAATTGGTTCATTATGCCTTCGTCTATCTTCCAAGATTCGTATAAGGTTTGTATAAGGTACTTATAAGATAGTATATTTTTCTGTATGGTATCCCCCTTCTCTCTTGCCTTATTATTGAGATTGAAAATTGTTAATGGATATGCAAATGTAGTAAAATTTTATAATATGAAACACTTATTTTTAGTTTTTTTTATCGTACAGTCTGCTTTCGCTCAAAATAGTACCGTTTTCGATTGCTCCCGAAGCCTTAGAATCGACTTTAATCTATTAGCCAATGCCCAGCGTATAGAGGTAATTTTTCAACAGCTCAAAAGTGAACCTCATTGGGGAGGCTCGCACACTCACTTTGTTTTTCCGAACTTAGGAAACCTGCGCCTTCAACTATTCGACGGCGAAACTCTTGTCTTCTCAAAAGGCTTCAACTCCCTCGCCGATGAGTGGATGGAAATTGAAGAAGCCAAGACTGAAAAACGACTCTTTTATCACGCTATGCAAATTCCTTTTCCTAAAAAGAAACTGTCTCTGCACATCGATAAACGAAACCGCGAAGGCGTTTTCGAAACGATTGCTTCTCGTGAGATTGACCCTAACGACTATTTTATAAAAGAAGAAAAGACCGTTGCCTTCCCTGTGAAGAAAATACTGTATAATGGTGAGGCTTCCAAAAAAGTAGATATAGCCATCTTAGCAGAAGGATACACCCAAGCCGAAACCGAGAAATTCTATGCCGATGCGCAACGTATGACCGACTATATGTTCACCATTTCCCCTTTCGATAAACTCAAAAACAATTTCAATGTATATGCCATAGCCGTACCTTCTCAAGAAAGTGGCACCGATGTACCTGGAAAAAACATTTTTAAAAACACTGCATTTAACTCTTCCTTCTACACTTTCAATCAAGAACGCTACCTCACCACCAACAGTATTTGTGAAATAGCCGATGCTGCCTCAGTAGTCCCTTACGACCAACTCTATATCTTAGTAAATACTGAAACTTATGGTGGCGGTGGTTTCTACAATCACCTAAATTTAGGCACTGCTGATAACGACCTTTCTGAAAAGGTATACATACACGAGTTCGGACACGGTTTTGTAGGTCTCGCCGATGAATATTACTACGATTGGGATCCCACTTTTCAAGAGATGTACAATACTAAAATTGAACCTTGGGAAGAAAACATTACCTCATTGGTGAATTTTGAGAGCAAATGGAAGGATATGGTAAAAAAGAAGACTCCTATCCCTACTCCTCGCACTCCTAAATATAAAGATGTTGTAGGTGCTTTCGAAGGAGGAGGTTACACCAGTAAAGGCATTTACAGTCCTGCACAAGACTGTCGTATGAAATCTAACGAACCAAAAGGCTTCTGCCCCGTGTGTGAACGTGCTATTCGCAAAATAGTAGACTTTTACACAAAATAAAAAGGAAGTCATAAAACACCCTCTCAACGCTCACCTCGTGATATAGATATACAAATAAAAAATACGCACTAAGAAAATCTTAGTGCGTATTTTTCTTTTATGCGTCGCTACACTTTGCCAAAGTTTTTACCTGTGTGGCTCGCACCTTTGGCAAAGTTGATTACCTCAATAATCAATTTCTTTTAGTTATATTGTAGGGGCGATTGGCAAATCGTCCTCACAAAACAAAACTTTTTGTACAGGCTCTTTTCCTTTTATTGAGCTCTTTTAATAAATATTATATGTTTTGTTCTTCTCTGTTCTGAACGTTATCACTTTATCTTTATTACTTCCTTTTACAATCATCTTTCCTTTACTATAAACATTCTTATTAGCAGGTAATAACACACTGCATTCTCCTCCATTTAGCGAAGTAATTTCAGCTTTCCCCAATTTGAATTGTTGCCATTCAAAGTTTACTTCAAAACCATTGCGAGCTCTCATACCTTTCATAACGCCGTTTTCCCAATTGGGGTGAGAAGGAAGAGCAGGTAAAAAGCGAATAACATTACCCTTCCCGTGACTCTGTAAGAGCATTTCAGCAATGCCCGCTGTACCCCCAAAGTTCCCATCTATTTGAAACGGAGGGTGCGCACAAAACAAATTAGGATAAGTGC is from Capnocytophaga ochracea DSM 7271 and encodes:
- a CDS encoding AsmA family protein, with translation MKKYILKSLKILGVLIALLLAFIIIFPMVYPEYVTEKVKKLANDNLNGEINFSKAKLSFFTHFPSLTLNLDNFLMKGSKPYENDTLVAVKQISLGIDVKDLLFSKKIDIEEIYLKNAFVHIKVNKQGEANYNVYKSSGEESTSESDDTRVNLQRIELRNTRLIYDDKSTEIYLQANGFNYLGKGGLEASIFDLRTKAEIQSLDFLFAGETYFKNKHVSAELITQINTNSLAFIFQQNNLKINRLPVDFKGKLNFLNNGYDIDLEIQSKDSNLDDFFTALPPQFTQWHKKATLKGKTDVFFSMKGQYIASQNLSPDIYLKMKVRDGYVGYKRVPAPAENVYLNIETRLPSLNVDKVAVKLDSVYFDIGKEYFSGIVSLDGIKPPVIDAKMRANINVENVMHLMDMKDFQLKGMLLANVKSKGTYAPEQRLFPITKGLLEFSDGYVKTPYYPNPVTDIHFKGNIENTDGSMKTLAVNVSPATFLFEGKPFTVNLSMENFDDIRYDIQAKGELDIAKIYKVFSQKGLELEGYAKADLTLQGTQSDATNGRYHLLHNKGVIELRNIKTTTEYLPKPFIIQQGVFHFNQDNMHFTDFRATYGKSDFLMNGRMSNAINFFLSNNQVLKGNFTVSSNYLDVDEFMYTSAPAQETKEAKEATVTNDTPTEKGVVIVPKLFNFNLNTNLKNVALQGLTIHNLRGNTQLNRGTLALQNVSFNIIGVSTQINAKYADETPKRANFSFKIKAKDFDVQRAYKEVKMFREMVAMAKDAKGIISLDYAVEGKLNDEMLPIYPSIKGGGVLSVKNVQLKGFKLFNVISDRTGTDGLRDANLSTIDIKSSIKNNLITVERFKFKVSGFRPRIEGQSSFDGRLNFKMRLGLPPLGIIGIPIKVTGTQENPKIGLGKKSKDLEETEYDPNNTEAINEEEQNGETIQKEN
- the aroQ gene encoding type II 3-dehydroquinate dehydratase gives rise to the protein MKKIIIINGPNLNLLGIREPSVYGNQTFEDYLKELHRKYPDIELYYFQSNYEGALIDKLHQIGFEYDGIILNAGAYTHTSIAVADAVAAITTPVVEVHISNTFTRETFRHQSFLSPVVKGVIGGFGLKSYELALQSFID
- a CDS encoding head GIN domain-containing protein, translated to MKYMKRIITFILVTLVVGIGYSQKKTEKSKEVITEDRKVANYDAIEVSGAYNLVLTEGEVGKIKVKGQKEVLSYLETKVFNNVLYISIDRKYSLKTSITVYVPIDTRLKRVIGKGAVDISTEKKLQVGSLLVKLEGSGDLEASITATSLDLQVAGAGGIDIAGETKNLSVYVKGAGDVDADELKAEKATLRIAGAGGISAYVTQEVDASIAGAGGITVKGNPPVFKKSVKGIGRIKIEE
- a CDS encoding glycosyltransferase family 9 protein → MEHLAIFRMSAMGDVAISVPVVTAFSEQYPDVKITYLTRPLFAPMFSHIPNLEVFTPEINGKHSGLSGLYKLYKELMAKGIDGVADIHNVLRTNVLKFYFKGSKIPFKQIDKGRREKRALTSYKCKVFEPLKPSYERYADVFASLGFPIDLSEPYILPPEEPSETVQKLLCEGVHIGVAPFASYIGKQYPFEKMCEVITALSQRYDSGKIYIFGGGKEEEEQVSKINLPNAENMVGKLSFKQELELISHLDIMIAMDSGNAHLSAMYGIPTLTLWGVTHPYAGFYPYLQPKENALLADRERYPLIPTSVYGKKYPKGYEKAIETITIEEIMAKTEAILSDLTEEK
- a CDS encoding M64 family metallopeptidase, which codes for MKHLFLVFFIVQSAFAQNSTVFDCSRSLRIDFNLLANAQRIEVIFQQLKSEPHWGGSHTHFVFPNLGNLRLQLFDGETLVFSKGFNSLADEWMEIEEAKTEKRLFYHAMQIPFPKKKLSLHIDKRNREGVFETIASREIDPNDYFIKEEKTVAFPVKKILYNGEASKKVDIAILAEGYTQAETEKFYADAQRMTDYMFTISPFDKLKNNFNVYAIAVPSQESGTDVPGKNIFKNTAFNSSFYTFNQERYLTTNSICEIADAASVVPYDQLYILVNTETYGGGGFYNHLNLGTADNDLSEKVYIHEFGHGFVGLADEYYYDWDPTFQEMYNTKIEPWEENITSLVNFESKWKDMVKKKTPIPTPRTPKYKDVVGAFEGGGYTSKGIYSPAQDCRMKSNEPKGFCPVCERAIRKIVDFYTK